One Thermodesulfobacteriota bacterium DNA segment encodes these proteins:
- a CDS encoding MFS transporter has translation MTNLLSAVKLLRRGGAIVVTGSRRSGFIRILPLYIVIFVGFFGYSLMITIFTPLILDNSGGILDSLPFKVDRSVVLGVLLMLYPLGQFLGSPVLGAMSDRFGRRPILLISLVVIALCYALFAFSLQMSNLPAVMIISIIMGLADADIVTAQSAIADVSTQENRSRLFGYIYLSASSAYVAGPLFGGKLADPSILPWFDYATPYWAVFFLLILTVSLTFFVFRETRVPGEGAKTGYFEAFTNMLTIFSPGRIRIIYLVNFLIYFSIFGFFRSYPMYLVDRYHMDVGRVSDFIAWVAVPIVFANLWLTGYLAKRFQPRRITIYSTLLFGVLTFAIILPSREGALWVTLFLPGLALAVALPACASMLSLMVSADEQGGVLGNNQSLQVGAEALSGFAAGLLAAIVIEMPLMALAGVAVFAAVLLAVEGRKREG, from the coding sequence ATGACAAATTTGTTGTCGGCGGTTAAGCTCTTGCGGCGTGGAGGAGCTATCGTCGTGACCGGCAGCCGGAGATCGGGATTTATCCGGATACTCCCTCTCTATATAGTGATATTCGTGGGGTTTTTCGGCTACAGCCTGATGATAACCATATTCACGCCGCTGATACTCGACAACAGCGGGGGCATCCTCGACTCGCTCCCGTTCAAAGTCGACAGGTCAGTGGTGCTGGGCGTGCTGCTCATGCTCTATCCGCTGGGGCAGTTCCTGGGCTCCCCCGTGCTGGGCGCGATGTCGGACAGGTTCGGCAGGAGGCCGATACTGCTCATCTCGCTGGTTGTTATCGCGTTATGCTATGCCCTCTTCGCTTTTTCGCTCCAGATGAGCAACCTTCCCGCCGTGATGATTATCTCTATCATAATGGGGCTCGCCGATGCGGACATAGTGACCGCGCAGAGCGCGATCGCTGACGTGAGCACGCAGGAGAACAGGAGCAGGCTGTTCGGATACATATACCTGAGCGCGAGCAGCGCATACGTCGCGGGACCGCTCTTCGGAGGGAAGCTCGCCGACCCGTCGATACTGCCCTGGTTCGATTACGCGACGCCATACTGGGCGGTTTTCTTTCTCCTCATTCTCACGGTCTCGCTGACCTTCTTCGTGTTCAGGGAGACGCGAGTGCCCGGGGAAGGGGCTAAGACGGGCTACTTCGAAGCCTTCACGAACATGCTGACAATATTCTCGCCCGGGCGTATCAGGATCATTTATCTCGTCAACTTTCTCATATACTTTTCCATATTCGGGTTTTTCCGCTCATATCCGATGTATCTCGTGGACCGCTACCACATGGACGTGGGCAGGGTGTCCGACTTCATAGCATGGGTGGCGGTGCCGATAGTGTTCGCCAACCTGTGGCTGACGGGGTACCTGGCGAAGCGGTTCCAGCCGCGGAGGATAACCATATACTCGACGCTGCTCTTCGGGGTACTCACGTTTGCGATAATCCTCCCCTCGCGCGAAGGGGCGCTATGGGTGACGCTGTTCCTGCCGGGCCTCGCGCTCGCCGTGGCGCTGCCCGCGTGCGCGTCGATGCTGTCGCTCATGGTGAGCGCGGACGAGCAGGGGGGCGTGCTCGGGAATAACCAGTCGCTCCAGGTTGGGGCGGAAGCGCTCTCGGGGTTCGCCGCGGGGCTTCTCGCGGCGATCGTCATAGAGATGCCGCTTATGGCGCTGGCAGGAGTTGCGGTGTTTGCCGCGGTTCTCCTGGCTGTGGAGGGGAGGAAAAGAGAAGGATGA
- a CDS encoding metalloregulator ArsR/SmtB family transcription factor: MKLKRQRKSVERLADMISAMGNEHRLMIMRLLLQSHPEGMVVGDIQSELGIPGSTLSHHLEKLKIAGLASVRRESQFLRYRAEAQALGEILAFLFSECCARSSLIEAESFISFCRKESKS; encoded by the coding sequence ATGAAACTAAAGAGGCAGAGGAAAAGCGTAGAGCGCCTGGCCGACATGATATCAGCCATGGGGAACGAGCATAGGCTCATGATAATGAGGCTCCTCCTGCAATCCCACCCGGAGGGCATGGTAGTGGGGGACATACAGTCGGAGCTGGGGATACCGGGCTCCACGCTGTCCCACCACCTGGAGAAACTGAAGATAGCGGGGCTCGCGAGCGTCAGGAGGGAGAGCCAGTTCCTGAGATATAGGGCCGAGGCGCAGGCGCTCGGGGAGATTCTCGCGTTCCTGTTCTCCGAGTGCTGCGCGCGCAGCTCGCTCATAGAGGCCGAATCATTTATTTCGTTCTGCAGGAAGGAGAGCAAATCATGA
- a CDS encoding arsenate reductase ArsC, translated as MIRQKVLFVCVHNSARSQMAEELLRKIAGDRFEVESAGLEPGKLNTYAVAALKEEGIDISGKETVSAFDLLKQGRYYTYVVTVCDEASAETCPIFPGCRERLHWSFPDPSKFTGTDEEIMERVREVRDRIKDKIAEWVADVGRENKRKGLKAV; from the coding sequence ATGATCAGGCAGAAGGTGCTTTTCGTATGCGTCCATAACTCGGCGCGGAGCCAGATGGCGGAGGAGCTGCTGAGGAAGATCGCGGGGGACAGGTTCGAGGTCGAAAGCGCAGGGCTCGAGCCGGGGAAGCTCAACACGTACGCGGTCGCCGCGCTCAAGGAAGAGGGGATAGATATTTCAGGGAAAGAGACCGTGTCCGCGTTCGACCTGCTCAAGCAGGGGCGCTATTACACGTACGTAGTAACCGTATGCGACGAGGCTTCGGCCGAGACCTGCCCGATATTCCCCGGATGCAGGGAGAGGCTCCACTGGAGCTTCCCCGATCCGTCGAAGTTCACAGGAACCGACGAGGAGATCATGGAGCGGGTGAGGGAAGTGAGGGACCGGATAAAGGACAAAATCGCCGAATGGGTCGCGGACGTCGGAAGAGAAAATAAAAGAAAGGGATTGAAAGCGGTCTGA
- a CDS encoding MIP family channel protein: MKESVRLYFTEGLGTFFLVFAATGAIIVNGLYEGEITHAGVAAVWGLTVMSVIYAVGDVSGAHINPAVTLGFWIARRFPGERVAPYILSQCAGAIAASFVLSLLFGRDTNLGATVPEGPEMQSFALEILLTFFLMFVILSVAAGSKEKGIMAGIAIGAVVGLEAMFAGPVSGASMNPARSLGPALVSFHLSHLWIYLTAPLIGAALAVPAFGVVYGRASGGE; encoded by the coding sequence ATGAAGGAGTCTGTTCGTCTCTATTTCACGGAAGGGCTCGGGACGTTTTTTCTCGTATTCGCCGCAACGGGCGCAATAATCGTAAACGGTTTATACGAAGGCGAGATCACGCACGCGGGCGTGGCGGCGGTCTGGGGGCTCACGGTGATGTCGGTAATCTACGCCGTCGGGGACGTCTCGGGCGCGCACATTAACCCCGCAGTCACGCTCGGGTTCTGGATAGCGCGCAGGTTTCCCGGAGAAAGAGTCGCACCCTACATCCTAAGCCAGTGCGCGGGGGCTATAGCCGCAAGCTTCGTGTTATCTCTTTTGTTCGGAAGGGATACGAACCTCGGGGCGACGGTGCCCGAAGGACCGGAAATGCAGTCGTTCGCGCTCGAGATACTGCTCACGTTCTTCCTCATGTTCGTGATACTGAGCGTGGCCGCGGGGAGCAAGGAGAAGGGGATAATGGCCGGGATCGCGATCGGGGCGGTAGTGGGGCTCGAGGCGATGTTCGCGGGTCCGGTATCGGGAGCGTCGATGAACCCGGCGAGGTCGCTCGGGCCCGCGCTCGTTTCGTTTCACCTCTCGCATCTCTGGATATACCTGACGGCGCCGCTCATCGGGGCAGCGCTGGCGGTGCCGGCGTTCGGGGTTGTTTACGGGCGGGCGAGCGGAGGGGAATAA
- a CDS encoding SDR family oxidoreductase, translating to MILLTGATGTTGRRVARRLTKWGYRFSALVRDPDKVTGLKSSKVELIKGDFGKPDSLKRAMEGIEHAFLLPPNTKDQFRLERNFIDAAREAGVRYLVKYSAIGADPDSSSRLLRWHGEAEKYLEQSGIRHSIVRPDIFMQNFTNLYAEQIKEQKQFRLPFGDARCGWVDVRDIGRLIARLLTENGHKNNILTVTGPESLSCEDAAEVLSNAVGKKIAYVDVKPREFRKEMIESGVPETMAEAVTELYKLVSEGLCDVVTDTFYEITEKQPRTFDEFVDDNLSLFLKKKSKSKR from the coding sequence ATGATATTGCTGACCGGCGCTACGGGCACAACCGGCCGTAGAGTCGCCAGGCGTTTGACGAAATGGGGATACAGGTTCAGCGCGCTTGTCAGAGACCCTGATAAAGTTACGGGTCTCAAGTCCTCCAAAGTCGAGCTCATCAAAGGGGATTTCGGGAAACCCGATTCTCTCAAGAGAGCTATGGAAGGAATAGAACATGCGTTCCTCCTTCCGCCCAATACCAAAGACCAGTTCAGGCTCGAGAGGAACTTCATCGACGCCGCTAGGGAAGCGGGCGTGAGGTACCTCGTAAAGTATTCCGCAATAGGCGCGGACCCGGACTCCTCTTCCCGCCTTCTCAGATGGCACGGCGAAGCGGAAAAGTACCTCGAGCAGTCGGGCATCCGGCACTCCATAGTCCGTCCCGACATATTCATGCAGAATTTCACGAACCTCTACGCGGAGCAGATAAAGGAGCAGAAGCAATTCAGGCTGCCGTTCGGAGACGCGCGGTGCGGATGGGTGGACGTAAGGGATATAGGCAGGCTGATAGCAAGGCTGCTGACCGAGAACGGGCATAAGAACAATATACTGACCGTGACAGGCCCCGAATCCCTGAGCTGTGAAGACGCAGCCGAAGTCCTGTCCAACGCCGTCGGCAAGAAGATCGCATACGTGGACGTGAAGCCCAGAGAATTCAGGAAAGAAATGATTGAATCGGGCGTGCCCGAAACCATGGCCGAAGCCGTGACCGAGCTATACAAGCTCGTGAGCGAGGGCCTCTGCGACGTCGTCACCGACACCTTCTACGAAATTACGGAGAAGCAGCCCCGCACTTTCGACGAGTTCGTCGACGACAACCTCTCCCTCTTCCTCAAAAAGAAATCCAAATCGAAGAGGTGA